A single Nycticebus coucang isolate mNycCou1 chromosome 16, mNycCou1.pri, whole genome shotgun sequence DNA region contains:
- the CFAP410 gene encoding cilia- and flagella-associated protein 410 isoform X2 gives MKLTRKMVLARAKASELHNVRKLNCWGSRLTDISICREMPSLEVITLSVNSVSTLEPVSSCRRLSELYLRRNCIPSLAELFHLKGLPRLRVLWLAENPCCGTDPQHYRMTVLRNLPNLQKLDNQAVTEEELSRALMEGDEITAPGRDSGCPEPSYVLSLVSSTTETGQDLLSCGEEEADVQAQLGLKAPSQDQFSSFSQKDASNSIKNRNVLTAILLLLRELDMEGLEAVRWTVGSRLQALQGQELQEQVE, from the exons gggTAGCCGGCTCACAGAT ATTTCCATATGCCGGGAAATGCCCAGCCTGGAGGTGATCACCCTCAG TGTCAACAGTGTCTCCACCCTGGAGCCCGTGAGCAGCTGCCGGCGCCTGAGCGAGCTATACCTGCGGAGGAACTGCATCCCCAGCCTGGCCGAGCTCTTCCACCTGAAGGGCCTGCCGCGCCTGCGGGTGCTGTGGCTGGCCGAGAACCCGTGCTGCGGCACTGACCCCCAGCATTACCGCATGACTGTGCTGCGCAACCTGCCCAACCTCCAGAAACTGGACAACCAGG CTGTGACAGAGGAGGAGCTGTCCCGGGCCTTGATGGAAGGAGATGAGATCACCGCTCCAGGCAGAGACAGTGGCTGCCCTGAGCCATCCTACGTGCTGAGCTTGGTCAGCTCCACTACTGAGACCGGCCAGGACCTGCTGAGCTGTGGCGAGGAGGAGGCAGA TGTCCAGGCCCAGCTTGGCCTGAAGGCCCCTTCCCAGGaccagttttcttccttttcacaaAAAGATGCTTCAAACAGTATCAAGAACAGG AACGTGCTGACTGCCATTTTGCTGCTCCTGCGGGAGCTGGACATGGAGGGGCTGGAGGCCGTGCGGTGGACTGTTGGCAGCCGGCTGCAGGCCCTGCAGGGGCAGGAGCTGCAGGAGCAGGTGGAGTGA
- the CFAP410 gene encoding cilia- and flagella-associated protein 410 isoform X1, giving the protein MKLTRKMVLARAKASELHNVRKLNCWGSRLTDISICREMPSLEVITLSVNSVSTLEPVSSCRRLSELYLRRNCIPSLAELFHLKGLPRLRVLWLAENPCCGTDPQHYRMTVLRNLPNLQKLDNQAVTEEELSRALMEGDEITAPGRDSGCPEPSYVLSLVSSTTETGQDLLSCGEEEADVQAQLGLKAPSQDQFSSFSQKDASNSIKNRNVLTAILLLLRELDMEGLEAVRWTVGSRLQALQGQELQEQGTATVGGRRQPRGAMGTSCQGPLEHGLEASSGKRLPGSRW; this is encoded by the exons gggTAGCCGGCTCACAGAT ATTTCCATATGCCGGGAAATGCCCAGCCTGGAGGTGATCACCCTCAG TGTCAACAGTGTCTCCACCCTGGAGCCCGTGAGCAGCTGCCGGCGCCTGAGCGAGCTATACCTGCGGAGGAACTGCATCCCCAGCCTGGCCGAGCTCTTCCACCTGAAGGGCCTGCCGCGCCTGCGGGTGCTGTGGCTGGCCGAGAACCCGTGCTGCGGCACTGACCCCCAGCATTACCGCATGACTGTGCTGCGCAACCTGCCCAACCTCCAGAAACTGGACAACCAGG CTGTGACAGAGGAGGAGCTGTCCCGGGCCTTGATGGAAGGAGATGAGATCACCGCTCCAGGCAGAGACAGTGGCTGCCCTGAGCCATCCTACGTGCTGAGCTTGGTCAGCTCCACTACTGAGACCGGCCAGGACCTGCTGAGCTGTGGCGAGGAGGAGGCAGA TGTCCAGGCCCAGCTTGGCCTGAAGGCCCCTTCCCAGGaccagttttcttccttttcacaaAAAGATGCTTCAAACAGTATCAAGAACAGG AACGTGCTGACTGCCATTTTGCTGCTCCTGCGGGAGCTGGACATGGAGGGGCTGGAGGCCGTGCGGTGGACTGTTGGCAGCCGGCTGCAGGCCCTGCAGGGGCAGGAGCTGCAGGAGCAG GGCACTGCAACAGTGGGCGGTCGACGCCAACCACGTGGGGCCATGGGGACAAGCTGCCAGGGGCCTCTGGAACATGGTCTGGAAGCTTCCTCTGGGAAGAGGCTGCCAGGATCCAGGTGGTGA
- the CFAP410 gene encoding cilia- and flagella-associated protein 410 isoform X3: protein MPSLEVITLSVNSVSTLEPVSSCRRLSELYLRRNCIPSLAELFHLKGLPRLRVLWLAENPCCGTDPQHYRMTVLRNLPNLQKLDNQAVTEEELSRALMEGDEITAPGRDSGCPEPSYVLSLVSSTTETGQDLLSCGEEEADVQAQLGLKAPSQDQFSSFSQKDASNSIKNRNVLTAILLLLRELDMEGLEAVRWTVGSRLQALQGQELQEQGTATVGGRRQPRGAMGTSCQGPLEHGLEASSGKRLPGSRW from the exons ATGCCCAGCCTGGAGGTGATCACCCTCAG TGTCAACAGTGTCTCCACCCTGGAGCCCGTGAGCAGCTGCCGGCGCCTGAGCGAGCTATACCTGCGGAGGAACTGCATCCCCAGCCTGGCCGAGCTCTTCCACCTGAAGGGCCTGCCGCGCCTGCGGGTGCTGTGGCTGGCCGAGAACCCGTGCTGCGGCACTGACCCCCAGCATTACCGCATGACTGTGCTGCGCAACCTGCCCAACCTCCAGAAACTGGACAACCAGG CTGTGACAGAGGAGGAGCTGTCCCGGGCCTTGATGGAAGGAGATGAGATCACCGCTCCAGGCAGAGACAGTGGCTGCCCTGAGCCATCCTACGTGCTGAGCTTGGTCAGCTCCACTACTGAGACCGGCCAGGACCTGCTGAGCTGTGGCGAGGAGGAGGCAGA TGTCCAGGCCCAGCTTGGCCTGAAGGCCCCTTCCCAGGaccagttttcttccttttcacaaAAAGATGCTTCAAACAGTATCAAGAACAGG AACGTGCTGACTGCCATTTTGCTGCTCCTGCGGGAGCTGGACATGGAGGGGCTGGAGGCCGTGCGGTGGACTGTTGGCAGCCGGCTGCAGGCCCTGCAGGGGCAGGAGCTGCAGGAGCAG GGCACTGCAACAGTGGGCGGTCGACGCCAACCACGTGGGGCCATGGGGACAAGCTGCCAGGGGCCTCTGGAACATGGTCTGGAAGCTTCCTCTGGGAAGAGGCTGCCAGGATCCAGGTGGTGA